In the genome of Pseudorca crassidens isolate mPseCra1 chromosome 12, mPseCra1.hap1, whole genome shotgun sequence, one region contains:
- the SART3 gene encoding squamous cell carcinoma antigen recognized by T-cells 3 isoform X5 — MSTLALPLALRVGTSSVLLPVPAASPRCQCPALTPSPPQTQLSINVYDYNCHVDLIRLLRLEGELTKVRMARQKMSEIFPLTEELWLEWLHDEISMALDGLDREHVYDLFEKAVKDYICPNIWLEYGQYSVGGIGQKGGLEKVRSVFERALSSVGLHMTKGLAIWEAYREFESAIVEAARPIAGFLSPFDREQTFDSQLEKVHSLFRRQLAIPLYDMEATFAEYEEWSEDPIPESVIQNYNKALQQLEKYKPYEETLLQAEAPRLAEYQAYIDFEMKIGDPARIQLIFERALVENCLVPDLWIRYSQYLDRQLKVKDLVLSVHSRAVRNCPWTVALWSRYLLAMERHGVDHRVISVTFEKALSAGFIQATDYVEIWQAYLDYLRRRVDFKQDSSKELEELRSAFARALEYLKQEVEERFSESGDPSCLIMQNWARIEARLCNNMQKARELWDSIMTKGNAKYANMWLEYYNLERAHGDTQHCRKALHRAVQCTSDYPEHVCEVLLTMERTEGGDLGALPLAWGTLEDWDIAVQKTETRLARVNEQRIKAAEKEAALAQQEEEKVEQRKRARAEKKALKKKKKTRGSDKSKADEDDEKEWGDDEEEQPSKRRRVENSVPPTGEAELGPEADPGLSGSSAPAAAEPPSEQKEQRAAARRRDVPRVLHDSSKDGVTVFVSNLPYGLQEPAATLRPLFEACGDVVEVRPIYSNRGDFRGYCYVEFKEEAVALRALELDRQTVEGRPMFVSPCVDKSKNPDFKVFRYSTALEKHKLFVSGLPFSCTKEELEEICKAHGTVKDIRLVTNRAGKPKGLAYVEYENESQASQAVLKMDGMTIKENVIKVAISNPPQRKAPEKPEARKAPGGAMVPRQIYGARGKGRTQLSLLPRALQRPSATAAQAENGPAPPPAATEVPKMSNADFAKLLLRK, encoded by the exons ATGAGCACCCTTGCTCTGCCCCTTGCTCTAAGAGTGGGGACTTCATCAGTACTGCTGCCCGTCCCCGCGGCTTCTCCCCGGTGCCAGTGCCCTGCCTTGACTCCATCCCCTCCTCAAACCCAG CTGTCTATCAACGTCTATGACTACAACTGCCACGTGGACCTGATCCGGCTGCTTCGGTTGGAAGGGGAGCTTACCAAAGTGAGGATGGCCCGCCAGAAGATGAGCGAGATCTTTCCTTTGACCGAAG AGCTCTGGCTGGAGTGGCTGCATGACGAGATCAGCATGGCCCTGGACGGCCTGGACAGAGAGCACGTGTATGACCTCTTCGAGAAAGCAGTGAAGGATTACATCT GTCCTAACATTTGGCTAGAGTACGGCCAGTACTCAGTCGGCGGGATTGGTCAGAAAGGTGGCCTTGAGAAAGTCCGCTCTGTGTTTGAAAGGGCCCTCTCGTCCGTCGGGTTACACATGACCAAGGGACTCGCCATCTGGGAGGCTTATCGGGAGTTTGAAAGTGCCATCGTGGAAGCTGCGCGG CCCATAGCTGGCTTCCTTTCCCCTTTTGACCGGGAACAAACCTTTGATTCACAGCTGGAGAAAGTCCACAGTCTCTTCCGGCGACAGTTGGCGATCCCACTCTACG ATATGGAGGCAACGTTTGCAGAGTATGAAGAATGGTCAGAAGACCCCATACCAGAGTCAGTAATTCAGAACTATAACAAAGCACTACAGCAGTTGGAGAAATATAAACCCTATGAAGAAACACTG TTGCAAGCCGAAGCACCCAGGCTGGCTGAATATCAAGCATACATCGATTTTGAGATGAAAATTGGAGACCCCGCCCGCATTCAGCTGATCTTTGAGCGCGCTCTGGTCGAGAACTGCCTTGTCCCAGACTTATGGATTCGTTACAGTCAGTACCTA GATCGGCAGCTGAAAGTAAAGGATTTGGTTTTATCTGTACACAGTCGCGCTGTTAGAAACTGCCCGTGGACAGTTGCCCTGTGGAGTCGGTACCTCTTGGCCATGGAAAGACATGGAGTTGATCATCGAGTGATTTCGG TGACCTTCGAGAAAGCTCTGAGTGCTGGCTTCATCCAGGCCACTGATTATGTGGAGATTTGGCAGGCGTACCTTGATTACCTGAGGAGAAGGGTCGATTTCAAACAAG ACTCCAGTAAAGAGCTGGAGGAGCTGCGGTCTGCGTTCGCCCGCGCCTTGGAGTACCTGAAGCAGGAGGTGGAGGAGC GTTTCAGTGAGAGTGGAGATCCAAGCTGCCTGATCATGCAGAACTGGGCTCGGATTGAG GCTCGACTGTGCAATAACATGCAGAAAGCCCGGGAGCTCTGGGACAGCATCATGACCAAAGGGAACGCCAAGTATGCCAACATGTGGCTTGAGTATTACAACCTGGAAAG GGCCCACGGTGACACTCAGCACTGCAGGAAGGCTCTGCACCGGGCCGTCCAGTGCACCAGCGACTACCCAGAACACGTCTGTGAGGTGTTGCTCACCATGGAGAGGACAGAAGGTGGGGACCTCGGCGCGCTGCCTCTGGCTTGGG GTACTTTAGAAGATTGGGATATAGCTGTTCAGAAAACCGAAACTCGACTGGCTCGCGTTAATGAGCAGAGAATTAAG GCTGCAGAGAAGGAAGCAGCCCTCGCCcagcaagaggaagaaaaggttGAACAACGGAAGAGGGCCCGGGCAGAGAAGAAAGcgttgaaaaagaagaagaagaccaGAGGCTCGGACAAGAGCAAAGCTGATGAGGATGATGAAAAAGAGTGGGGCGACGATGAGGAAG AGCAGCCTTCCAAGCGCAGGAGGGTGGAGAACAGCGTTCCTCCCACTGGGGAAGCTGAGCTGGGCCCAGAAGCCGACCCGGGCCTCTCTGGGAGCAGCGCCCCTGCGGCCGCAGAGCCTCCCTCTGAGCAGAAGGAGCAGCGGGCGGCCGCCCGAAGGAGGGATGTGCCCAGGGTGCTGCACGACAGCAGCAAGGACGGCGTCACCGTGTTCGTCAGCAACCTGCCCTATGGCCTGCAGGAGCCTGCCGCCACGCTCCGGCCGCTCTTCGAGGCCTGCGGGGATGTGGTCGAGGTCCGCCCCATCTATAGCAACCGTGGCGACTTCCGGGGCTACTGCTACGTCGAGTTTAAAGAGGAGGCGGTGGCCCTGCGGGCCCTGGAGCTGGATCGGCAGACCGTTGAGGGGCGGCCAATGTTTGTCTCCCCCTGTGTGGACAAGAGCAAAAACCCAGACTTCAAG GTGTTCAGGTACAGCACTGCCCTGGAGAAACACAAGCTGTTCGTCTCGGGCCTGCCATTCTCTTGCACGAAAGAGGAACTAGAAGAGATCTGCAAGGCCCACGGCACTGTGAAGGACATCCGGCTGGTCACCAACCGGGCCGGCAAACCCAAG GGCCTGGCCTACGTGGAGTACGAAAACGAATCCCAGGCGTCTCAGGCCGTCCTGAAGATGGATGGCATGACTATCAAAGAGAACGTCATCAAAGTGGCTATCAGCAACCCGCCTCAGAGGAAGGCTCCGGAGAAGCCAGAGGCAAGGAAAGCCCCGGGGGGCGCCATGGTGCCGCGGCAGATCTACGGAGC gcgggggaaggggaggacCCAGCTCTCTCTGCTGCCCCGCGCCCTGCAACGCCCAAGCGCCACCGCAGCCCAGGCTGAAAACGGCCCTGCCCCACCGCCGGCGGCCACCGAGGTACCCAAGATGTCCAATGCCGACTTTGCCAAGTTGCTTCTGAGAAAGTGA
- the SART3 gene encoding squamous cell carcinoma antigen recognized by T-cells 3 isoform X4 produces the protein MATAAAASASEAEAEPKAGPKAEGEEAEAKEARTRRKVLSRAVAAATYKTVGPEWDQQEEGVSESDGDEEYAMASSAESSPGEYEWEYDEEEKNQLEIERLEEQLSINVYDYNCHVDLIRLLRLEGELTKVRMARQKMSEIFPLTEELWLEWLHDEISMALDGLDREHVYDLFEKAVKDYICPNIWLEYGQYSVGGIGQKGGLEKVRSVFERALSSVGLHMTKGLAIWEAYREFESAIVEAARLEKVHSLFRRQLAIPLYDMEATFAEYEEWSEDPIPESVIQNYNKALQQLEKYKPYEETLLQAEAPRLAEYQAYIDFEMKIGDPARIQLIFERALVENCLVPDLWIRYSQYLDRQLKVKDLVLSVHSRAVRNCPWTVALWSRYLLAMERHGVDHRVISVTFEKALSAGFIQATDYVEIWQAYLDYLRRRVDFKQDSSKELEELRSAFARALEYLKQEVEERFSESGDPSCLIMQNWARIEARLCNNMQKARELWDSIMTKGNAKYANMWLEYYNLERAHGDTQHCRKALHRAVQCTSDYPEHVCEVLLTMERTEGTLEDWDIAVQKTETRLARVNEQRIKAAEKEAALAQQEEEKVEQRKRARAEKKALKKKKKTRGSDKSKADEDDEKEWGDDEEEQPSKRRRVENSVPPTGEAELGPEADPGLSGSSAPAAAEPPSEQKEQRAAARRRDVPRVLHDSSKDGVTVFVSNLPYGLQEPAATLRPLFEACGDVVEVRPIYSNRGDFRGYCYVEFKEEAVALRALELDRQTVEGRPMFVSPCVDKSKNPDFKVFRYSTALEKHKLFVSGLPFSCTKEELEEICKAHGTVKDIRLVTNRAGKPKGLAYVEYENESQASQAVLKMDGMTIKENVIKVAISNPPQRKAPEKPEARKAPGGAMVPRQIYGARGKGRTQLSLLPRALQRPSATAAQAENGPAPPPAATEVPKMSNADFAKLLLRK, from the exons ATGGCGACGGCGGCAGCAGCATCGGCTTCGGAAGCGGAGGCTGAGCCCAAGGCCGGGCCCAAGGCCGAGGGGGAGGAGGCTGAAGCTAAGGAGGCTAGGACGAGGAGGAAGGTGTTATCGCGGGCCGTGGCCGCCGCGACGTACAAGACTGTGGGGCCGGAGTGGGACCAGCAGGAGGAAGGCGTGAGTGAGAGCGATGGAGATGAGGAGTACGCCATGGCTTCCTCGGCCGAGAGCTCCCCGGGGGAGTACGAGTGGGAGTACGACGAAGAGGAGAAGAACCAGCTGGAGATCGAGCGGCTGGAGGAGCAG CTGTCTATCAACGTCTATGACTACAACTGCCACGTGGACCTGATCCGGCTGCTTCGGTTGGAAGGGGAGCTTACCAAAGTGAGGATGGCCCGCCAGAAGATGAGCGAGATCTTTCCTTTGACCGAAG AGCTCTGGCTGGAGTGGCTGCATGACGAGATCAGCATGGCCCTGGACGGCCTGGACAGAGAGCACGTGTATGACCTCTTCGAGAAAGCAGTGAAGGATTACATCT GTCCTAACATTTGGCTAGAGTACGGCCAGTACTCAGTCGGCGGGATTGGTCAGAAAGGTGGCCTTGAGAAAGTCCGCTCTGTGTTTGAAAGGGCCCTCTCGTCCGTCGGGTTACACATGACCAAGGGACTCGCCATCTGGGAGGCTTATCGGGAGTTTGAAAGTGCCATCGTGGAAGCTGCGCGG CTGGAGAAAGTCCACAGTCTCTTCCGGCGACAGTTGGCGATCCCACTCTACG ATATGGAGGCAACGTTTGCAGAGTATGAAGAATGGTCAGAAGACCCCATACCAGAGTCAGTAATTCAGAACTATAACAAAGCACTACAGCAGTTGGAGAAATATAAACCCTATGAAGAAACACTG TTGCAAGCCGAAGCACCCAGGCTGGCTGAATATCAAGCATACATCGATTTTGAGATGAAAATTGGAGACCCCGCCCGCATTCAGCTGATCTTTGAGCGCGCTCTGGTCGAGAACTGCCTTGTCCCAGACTTATGGATTCGTTACAGTCAGTACCTA GATCGGCAGCTGAAAGTAAAGGATTTGGTTTTATCTGTACACAGTCGCGCTGTTAGAAACTGCCCGTGGACAGTTGCCCTGTGGAGTCGGTACCTCTTGGCCATGGAAAGACATGGAGTTGATCATCGAGTGATTTCGG TGACCTTCGAGAAAGCTCTGAGTGCTGGCTTCATCCAGGCCACTGATTATGTGGAGATTTGGCAGGCGTACCTTGATTACCTGAGGAGAAGGGTCGATTTCAAACAAG ACTCCAGTAAAGAGCTGGAGGAGCTGCGGTCTGCGTTCGCCCGCGCCTTGGAGTACCTGAAGCAGGAGGTGGAGGAGC GTTTCAGTGAGAGTGGAGATCCAAGCTGCCTGATCATGCAGAACTGGGCTCGGATTGAG GCTCGACTGTGCAATAACATGCAGAAAGCCCGGGAGCTCTGGGACAGCATCATGACCAAAGGGAACGCCAAGTATGCCAACATGTGGCTTGAGTATTACAACCTGGAAAG GGCCCACGGTGACACTCAGCACTGCAGGAAGGCTCTGCACCGGGCCGTCCAGTGCACCAGCGACTACCCAGAACACGTCTGTGAGGTGTTGCTCACCATGGAGAGGACAGAAG GTACTTTAGAAGATTGGGATATAGCTGTTCAGAAAACCGAAACTCGACTGGCTCGCGTTAATGAGCAGAGAATTAAG GCTGCAGAGAAGGAAGCAGCCCTCGCCcagcaagaggaagaaaaggttGAACAACGGAAGAGGGCCCGGGCAGAGAAGAAAGcgttgaaaaagaagaagaagaccaGAGGCTCGGACAAGAGCAAAGCTGATGAGGATGATGAAAAAGAGTGGGGCGACGATGAGGAAG AGCAGCCTTCCAAGCGCAGGAGGGTGGAGAACAGCGTTCCTCCCACTGGGGAAGCTGAGCTGGGCCCAGAAGCCGACCCGGGCCTCTCTGGGAGCAGCGCCCCTGCGGCCGCAGAGCCTCCCTCTGAGCAGAAGGAGCAGCGGGCGGCCGCCCGAAGGAGGGATGTGCCCAGGGTGCTGCACGACAGCAGCAAGGACGGCGTCACCGTGTTCGTCAGCAACCTGCCCTATGGCCTGCAGGAGCCTGCCGCCACGCTCCGGCCGCTCTTCGAGGCCTGCGGGGATGTGGTCGAGGTCCGCCCCATCTATAGCAACCGTGGCGACTTCCGGGGCTACTGCTACGTCGAGTTTAAAGAGGAGGCGGTGGCCCTGCGGGCCCTGGAGCTGGATCGGCAGACCGTTGAGGGGCGGCCAATGTTTGTCTCCCCCTGTGTGGACAAGAGCAAAAACCCAGACTTCAAG GTGTTCAGGTACAGCACTGCCCTGGAGAAACACAAGCTGTTCGTCTCGGGCCTGCCATTCTCTTGCACGAAAGAGGAACTAGAAGAGATCTGCAAGGCCCACGGCACTGTGAAGGACATCCGGCTGGTCACCAACCGGGCCGGCAAACCCAAG GGCCTGGCCTACGTGGAGTACGAAAACGAATCCCAGGCGTCTCAGGCCGTCCTGAAGATGGATGGCATGACTATCAAAGAGAACGTCATCAAAGTGGCTATCAGCAACCCGCCTCAGAGGAAGGCTCCGGAGAAGCCAGAGGCAAGGAAAGCCCCGGGGGGCGCCATGGTGCCGCGGCAGATCTACGGAGC gcgggggaaggggaggacCCAGCTCTCTCTGCTGCCCCGCGCCCTGCAACGCCCAAGCGCCACCGCAGCCCAGGCTGAAAACGGCCCTGCCCCACCGCCGGCGGCCACCGAGGTACCCAAGATGTCCAATGCCGACTTTGCCAAGTTGCTTCTGAGAAAGTGA
- the SART3 gene encoding squamous cell carcinoma antigen recognized by T-cells 3 isoform X3 — MATAAAASASEAEAEPKAGPKAEGEEAEAKEARTRRKVLSRAVAAATYKTVGPEWDQQEEGVSESDGDEEYAMASSAESSPGEYEWEYDEEEKNQLEIERLEEQLSINVYDYNCHVDLIRLLRLEGELTKVRMARQKMSEIFPLTEELWLEWLHDEISMALDGLDREHVYDLFEKAVKDYICPNIWLEYGQYSVGGIGQKGGLEKVRSVFERALSSVGLHMTKGLAIWEAYREFESAIVEAARLEKVHSLFRRQLAIPLYDMEATFAEYEEWSEDPIPESVIQNYNKALQQLEKYKPYEETLLQAEAPRLAEYQAYIDFEMKIGDPARIQLIFERALVENCLVPDLWIRYSQYLDRQLKVKDLVLSVHSRAVRNCPWTVALWSRYLLAMERHGVDHRVISVTFEKALSAGFIQATDYVEIWQAYLDYLRRRVDFKQDSSKELEELRSAFARALEYLKQEVEERFSESGDPSCLIMQNWARIEARLCNNMQKARELWDSIMTKGNAKYANMWLEYYNLERAHGDTQHCRKALHRAVQCTSDYPEHVCEVLLTMERTEGGDLGALPLAWGTLEDWDIAVQKTETRLARVNEQRIKAAEKEAALAQQEEEKVEQRKRARAEKKALKKKKKTRGSDKSKADEDDEKEWGDDEEEQPSKRRRVENSVPPTGEAELGPEADPGLSGSSAPAAAEPPSEQKEQRAAARRRDVPRVLHDSSKDGVTVFVSNLPYGLQEPAATLRPLFEACGDVVEVRPIYSNRGDFRGYCYVEFKEEAVALRALELDRQTVEGRPMFVSPCVDKSKNPDFKVFRYSTALEKHKLFVSGLPFSCTKEELEEICKAHGTVKDIRLVTNRAGKPKGLAYVEYENESQASQAVLKMDGMTIKENVIKVAISNPPQRKAPEKPEARKAPGGAMVPRQIYGARGKGRTQLSLLPRALQRPSATAAQAENGPAPPPAATEVPKMSNADFAKLLLRK; from the exons ATGGCGACGGCGGCAGCAGCATCGGCTTCGGAAGCGGAGGCTGAGCCCAAGGCCGGGCCCAAGGCCGAGGGGGAGGAGGCTGAAGCTAAGGAGGCTAGGACGAGGAGGAAGGTGTTATCGCGGGCCGTGGCCGCCGCGACGTACAAGACTGTGGGGCCGGAGTGGGACCAGCAGGAGGAAGGCGTGAGTGAGAGCGATGGAGATGAGGAGTACGCCATGGCTTCCTCGGCCGAGAGCTCCCCGGGGGAGTACGAGTGGGAGTACGACGAAGAGGAGAAGAACCAGCTGGAGATCGAGCGGCTGGAGGAGCAG CTGTCTATCAACGTCTATGACTACAACTGCCACGTGGACCTGATCCGGCTGCTTCGGTTGGAAGGGGAGCTTACCAAAGTGAGGATGGCCCGCCAGAAGATGAGCGAGATCTTTCCTTTGACCGAAG AGCTCTGGCTGGAGTGGCTGCATGACGAGATCAGCATGGCCCTGGACGGCCTGGACAGAGAGCACGTGTATGACCTCTTCGAGAAAGCAGTGAAGGATTACATCT GTCCTAACATTTGGCTAGAGTACGGCCAGTACTCAGTCGGCGGGATTGGTCAGAAAGGTGGCCTTGAGAAAGTCCGCTCTGTGTTTGAAAGGGCCCTCTCGTCCGTCGGGTTACACATGACCAAGGGACTCGCCATCTGGGAGGCTTATCGGGAGTTTGAAAGTGCCATCGTGGAAGCTGCGCGG CTGGAGAAAGTCCACAGTCTCTTCCGGCGACAGTTGGCGATCCCACTCTACG ATATGGAGGCAACGTTTGCAGAGTATGAAGAATGGTCAGAAGACCCCATACCAGAGTCAGTAATTCAGAACTATAACAAAGCACTACAGCAGTTGGAGAAATATAAACCCTATGAAGAAACACTG TTGCAAGCCGAAGCACCCAGGCTGGCTGAATATCAAGCATACATCGATTTTGAGATGAAAATTGGAGACCCCGCCCGCATTCAGCTGATCTTTGAGCGCGCTCTGGTCGAGAACTGCCTTGTCCCAGACTTATGGATTCGTTACAGTCAGTACCTA GATCGGCAGCTGAAAGTAAAGGATTTGGTTTTATCTGTACACAGTCGCGCTGTTAGAAACTGCCCGTGGACAGTTGCCCTGTGGAGTCGGTACCTCTTGGCCATGGAAAGACATGGAGTTGATCATCGAGTGATTTCGG TGACCTTCGAGAAAGCTCTGAGTGCTGGCTTCATCCAGGCCACTGATTATGTGGAGATTTGGCAGGCGTACCTTGATTACCTGAGGAGAAGGGTCGATTTCAAACAAG ACTCCAGTAAAGAGCTGGAGGAGCTGCGGTCTGCGTTCGCCCGCGCCTTGGAGTACCTGAAGCAGGAGGTGGAGGAGC GTTTCAGTGAGAGTGGAGATCCAAGCTGCCTGATCATGCAGAACTGGGCTCGGATTGAG GCTCGACTGTGCAATAACATGCAGAAAGCCCGGGAGCTCTGGGACAGCATCATGACCAAAGGGAACGCCAAGTATGCCAACATGTGGCTTGAGTATTACAACCTGGAAAG GGCCCACGGTGACACTCAGCACTGCAGGAAGGCTCTGCACCGGGCCGTCCAGTGCACCAGCGACTACCCAGAACACGTCTGTGAGGTGTTGCTCACCATGGAGAGGACAGAAGGTGGGGACCTCGGCGCGCTGCCTCTGGCTTGGG GTACTTTAGAAGATTGGGATATAGCTGTTCAGAAAACCGAAACTCGACTGGCTCGCGTTAATGAGCAGAGAATTAAG GCTGCAGAGAAGGAAGCAGCCCTCGCCcagcaagaggaagaaaaggttGAACAACGGAAGAGGGCCCGGGCAGAGAAGAAAGcgttgaaaaagaagaagaagaccaGAGGCTCGGACAAGAGCAAAGCTGATGAGGATGATGAAAAAGAGTGGGGCGACGATGAGGAAG AGCAGCCTTCCAAGCGCAGGAGGGTGGAGAACAGCGTTCCTCCCACTGGGGAAGCTGAGCTGGGCCCAGAAGCCGACCCGGGCCTCTCTGGGAGCAGCGCCCCTGCGGCCGCAGAGCCTCCCTCTGAGCAGAAGGAGCAGCGGGCGGCCGCCCGAAGGAGGGATGTGCCCAGGGTGCTGCACGACAGCAGCAAGGACGGCGTCACCGTGTTCGTCAGCAACCTGCCCTATGGCCTGCAGGAGCCTGCCGCCACGCTCCGGCCGCTCTTCGAGGCCTGCGGGGATGTGGTCGAGGTCCGCCCCATCTATAGCAACCGTGGCGACTTCCGGGGCTACTGCTACGTCGAGTTTAAAGAGGAGGCGGTGGCCCTGCGGGCCCTGGAGCTGGATCGGCAGACCGTTGAGGGGCGGCCAATGTTTGTCTCCCCCTGTGTGGACAAGAGCAAAAACCCAGACTTCAAG GTGTTCAGGTACAGCACTGCCCTGGAGAAACACAAGCTGTTCGTCTCGGGCCTGCCATTCTCTTGCACGAAAGAGGAACTAGAAGAGATCTGCAAGGCCCACGGCACTGTGAAGGACATCCGGCTGGTCACCAACCGGGCCGGCAAACCCAAG GGCCTGGCCTACGTGGAGTACGAAAACGAATCCCAGGCGTCTCAGGCCGTCCTGAAGATGGATGGCATGACTATCAAAGAGAACGTCATCAAAGTGGCTATCAGCAACCCGCCTCAGAGGAAGGCTCCGGAGAAGCCAGAGGCAAGGAAAGCCCCGGGGGGCGCCATGGTGCCGCGGCAGATCTACGGAGC gcgggggaaggggaggacCCAGCTCTCTCTGCTGCCCCGCGCCCTGCAACGCCCAAGCGCCACCGCAGCCCAGGCTGAAAACGGCCCTGCCCCACCGCCGGCGGCCACCGAGGTACCCAAGATGTCCAATGCCGACTTTGCCAAGTTGCTTCTGAGAAAGTGA